In Cryptomeria japonica chromosome 10, Sugi_1.0, whole genome shotgun sequence, a genomic segment contains:
- the LOC131076697 gene encoding protein terminal ear1 homolog gives MKSHQAQGFLFKGDMKKDNAQESSQFVFEEEVAKRNSSSARTTLMIKNIPNVYRIKRNLGYAFVNFTSAKATWKLYKEFHMQPWKCLDSKRTSLKICEIIYAKVQGRAALESHFKKYNFRGVYAKYSLLVFDPPRNGKESRESSMSSQRRGRLLYV, from the exons ATGAAGAGCCATCAGGCACAAGGGTTTCTATTCAAGGGCGACATGAAAAAAGACAATGCTCAGGAGAGTTCTCAATTTGTTTTTGAGGAGGAAGTAGCAAAGAGAAACTCCTCAAGCGCCAGGACAACCCTGATGATAAAAAATATTCCGAATGTATACAG AATAAAGCGCAACCTTGGCTACGCCTTCGTAAACTTTACATCAGCCAAAGCCACATGGAAGCTGTACAAAGAATTTCATATGCAACCGTGGAAATGTTTGGACTCTAAAAGAACTTCATTAAAAATCTGTGAAATTATTTATGCCAAAGTTCAG GGCCGAGCTGCTCTGGAAAGTCACTTTAAAAAGTACAATTTTAGAGGTGTCTATGCTAAATATTCACTACTGGTATTTGACCCACCTCGTAATGGAAAGGAATCGAGAGAGAGCAGCATGTCCAGTCAAAGGAGAGGAAGACTGCTGTATGTTTGA
- the LOC131858750 gene encoding secreted RxLR effector protein 161-like yields the protein MKQEFEMSDLGLMHYFLGVEVQQQSEDISISQTKYVVDLLKQFRMMPCTTVATLVALGEKLTKADASSNVDTTKYKSLVGSLMYLTTTRPDIIYVVSLISRFMRDLHESHWRAVKRILRYVSGTHNFGIHYSPTDKFELVGYTNFDWAGLVDDKKSTFGWVFSLGSGAVSWSSKKQATMALSSIETEYIAAAAASCQDICIQ from the coding sequence ATGaaacaagaatttgagatgtcagatCTGGGACTCATGCATTATTTTCTTGGAGTAGAGGTGCAACAACAATCTGAAGATATATccatttctcaaaccaagtatgtggTTGATTTATTGAAGCAGTTTAGAATGATGCCATGCACTACAGTTGCAACTCTTGTAGCACTTGGTGAAAAATTAACCAAGGCAGATGCAAGTTCCAACGTGGATACTACTAAATACAAAAGTTTGGTTGGGAGCCTCATGTACCTCACTACAACGAGACCTGACATTATCTATGTTGTGAGTCTCATCTCTCGATTCATGCGCGATTTACATGAATCTCATTGGCGAGCTGTAAAAAGAATTTTGAGGTATGTAAGTGGCACACACAATTTTGGCATTCATTATTCTCCCACTGACAAGTTTGAGCTAGTTGGCTACACAAATTTTGATTGGGCTGGTTTAGTGGATGATAAAAAATCAACCTTTGGTTGGGTTTTCTCACTTGGTTCTGGAGccgtttcatggagtagtaaaaaacaGGCaaccatggctctctcttccatagAAACCGAGTATATTGCAGCAGCTGCAGCTAGTTGTCAAGATATCTGTATTCAATGA